CTCGACGCCCTCGATGGTCTTGGCATAACCGTAATTCGAAGTTGCTCCAGTCAACACGGCGACCATCGATCGTTTCCCGGATCTGGTAGCCCGGGCAGCACCGTTGGGCCTGTAGCCGAGCTCTGCGACAGCTTTCATTACCCGTTCGCGGAGTTCCGGTGCAACATACTTGCTGCTGGTCAGAACACGCGAAACCGTGGGAACGGACACCCCCGCTGCCTTGGCGACGTCGCTCAGCACGGGAATCTTCTGCTTCAAGGGGTAGTCCGGAATCTTGGTCACAGTCCTCAGAGTAACCGCACTTCCCGCCATGTCATGGGAAGCTCCGGGCTGTGGAGGTAATCGTTATCTTCACGTCAGGTCGTCGAAGTCTCCTCGCGCCCAGGCTGCATGCCGTTGGGCCGAATCGTGTAGAACCGCTTTGGCTCCGGAGGCGATGACGTTGTTGAAGTTGCCGTAGATCCTGTCGAACGTGAGTTCTTCCAGCTGCGCCGCCACCCGCAATGCTACTGCCCCCGACAGCGGCAGATGATTCGGGTAGCTGCGCATGAAGGCGACGGAGCGGCGGTCTGGATTAGGAAAGACGCTGTCGCCTGTCAGCAGGACCCCTTTGCCGCCCGCTCCTGCAGTCCAGTGCGCCACTGCGCTGCCGGGGAAGTGGCCTCCGGTCTGGTGCAGTGTCAACCCTTCGGTGATGGTCCTGCTGCCGGTCCAGTAGGAGATGACTGGATCATTACGGCCAACCCATCGCCGGTCGGCGTCCGCCACAAGCACAGGCACGTCGCCAAGCAGGCGTGACCATTCCACCTGTACCCCGAACATGTGGGGATGACTCGCTGCGATCGCCACAACGGGGCCTCGCTCAAGGACTGCTTTCACAGTGATGTCATCAACGAATCCAACGGGATCCCACAGCAGCGAACCCTCTGGTGTCACGACAAGTTGGGTAGTTTGGCCGATCCCGACTTTCGGCGCGGTTCTGATGCCGATTAGCCCGGGCTCGTTCTCCTCCAGCAGTAACTGCTGGCCGGCCTGCGCCAACTCGTCGAGTGAAAGCCACTTTTGCCCGTCCTCGGGCACGTACTGCCGCTCGTCGGTGCAGATCGGGCAGAGTTCGGGCGTCGGCTCGTCGCGTTCGACGGCGCAGGTTGCGCAGATCAGCATAGCTTCCCCTTCCCGGCTTAGGACCCGGTCGGATGCGGCCGGCGCCCGGATAGATTTTCAACGGCTTGCTCGATCCCCACTGCCTC
This genomic stretch from Micrococcaceae bacterium Sec5.1 harbors:
- a CDS encoding hydrolase; amino-acid sequence: MLICATCAVERDEPTPELCPICTDERQYVPEDGQKWLSLDELAQAGQQLLLEENEPGLIGIRTAPKVGIGQTTQLVVTPEGSLLWDPVGFVDDITVKAVLERGPVVAIAASHPHMFGVQVEWSRLLGDVPVLVADADRRWVGRNDPVISYWTGSRTITEGLTLHQTGGHFPGSAVAHWTAGAGGKGVLLTGDSVFPNPDRRSVAFMRSYPNHLPLSGAVALRVAAQLEELTFDRIYGNFNNVIASGAKAVLHDSAQRHAAWARGDFDDLT